The following are encoded together in the Eulemur rufifrons isolate Redbay chromosome 28, OSU_ERuf_1, whole genome shotgun sequence genome:
- the ZSWIM8 gene encoding zinc finger SWIM domain-containing protein 8 isoform X2: MELMFAEWEDGERFSFEDSDRFEEDSLCSFISEAESLCQNWRGWRKQSAGPNSPTGGGGGGGSGGTRMRDGLVIPLVELSAKQVAFHIPFEVVEKVYPPVPEQLQLRIAFWSFPENEEDIRLYSCLANGSADEFQRGDQLFRMRAVKDPLQIGFHLSATVVPPQMVPPKGAYNVAVMFDRCRVTSCSCTCGAGAKWCTHVVALCLFRIHNASAVCLRAPVSESLSRLQRDQLQKFAQYLISELPQQILPTAQRLLDELLSSQSTAINTVCGAPDPTAGPSASDQSTWYLDESTLTDNIKKTLHKFCGPSPVVFSDVNSMYLSSTEPPAAAEWACLLRPLRGREPEGVWNLLSIVREMFKRRDSNAAPLLEILTDQCLTYEQITGWWYSVRTSASHSSASGHTGRSNGQSEVAAHACASMCDEMVTLWRLAVLDPALSPQRRRELCVQLRQWQLKVIENVKRGQHKKTLDRLFPGFRPAVEACYFNWEEAYPLPGVTYSGSDRKLALCWARALPSRPSASRSGGLEESRDRPRPLPAEPAVRPKEPGAKRKGLGEGVPSSQRGPRRLSAEGGDKALHKMGPGGGKAKALGGAGSGSKGSAGSGSKRRLSSEDSSLEPDLAEMSLDDSSLALGAEASTFGGFLESPPPCPPPGGSRGASTFLPEPPDAYEEDGGVYFSEGPEPPTASAGSPGLLLGEVCTRDDLPSTDDSGNGLPKTKEAAPAVGEEDDDYQAYYMNAQDGAVGEEEKAEGGAGEEHDLFAGLKPLEQESRMEVLFACAEALHAHGYSNEASRLTVELAQDLLANPPDLKVEPPPAKGKKNKVSTSRQTWVATNTLTKAAFLLTVLSERPEHHNLAFRVGMFALELQRPPASTKALEVKLAYQESEVAALLKKIPLGPSEMSTMRCRAEELREGTLCDYRPVLPLMLASFIFDVLCAPVVSPTGSRPPSRNWNNEMPGDEELGFEAAVAALGMKTTVSEAEHPLLCEGTRREKGDLALALMITYKDDQAKLKKILDKLLDRESQTHKPQTLSSFYSSSRPATASQRSPSKHGGPPAPGALQPLTSGSAGPAQPGSVAGAGPGPTEGFTEKNVPESSPHSPCEGLPSEAALTPRPEGKVPSRLALGSRGGYNGRGWGSPGRPKKKHTGMASIDSSAPETTSDSSPTLSRRPLRGGWAPTSWGRGQDSDSISSSSSDSLGSSSSSGSRRASASGGARAKTVEVGRYKGRRPESHAPHVPNQPSEAAAHFYFELAKTVLIKAGGNSSTSIFTHPSSSGGHQGPHRNLHLCAFEIGLYALGLHNFVSPNWLSRTYSSHVSWITGQAMEIGSAALTILVECWDGHLTPPEVASLADRASRARDSNMVRAAAELALSCLPHAHALNPNEIQRALVQCKEQDNLMLEKACMAVEEAAKGGGVYPEVLFEVAHQWFWLYEQTAGGSSTAREGATSCSASGIRAAGEAGRGLPEGRGGPGTEPVTVAAAAVTAAATVVPVISVGSSLYPGPGLGHGHSPGLHPYTALQPHLPCSPQYLTHPAHPAHPMPHMPRPAVFPVPSSAYPQGVHPAFLGAQYPYSVTPPSLAATAVSFPVPSMAPITVHPYHTEPGLPLPTSVACELWGQGAVSSVHPASTFPAIQGASLPALTTQPSPLVSGGFPPPEEETHSQPVNPHSLHHLHAAYRVGMLALEMLGRRAHNDHPNNFSRSPPYTDDVKWLLGLAAKLGVNYVHQFCVGAAKGVLSPFVLQEIVMETLQRLSPAHAHNHLRAPAFHQLVQRCQQAYMQYIHHRLIHLTPADYDDFVNAIRSARSAFCLTPMGMMQFNDILQNLKRSKQTKELWQRVSLEMTTFSP, from the exons ATGGAGCTGATGTTCGCGGAGTGGGAGGACGGAGAGCGCTTCTCATTCGAGGATTCGGACCGCTTTGAGGAGGATTCACTCTGTTCCTTCATCTCCGAGGCCGAGAGCCTCTGCCAGAACTGGCGGGGATGGCGCAAACAGTCAGCGGGGCCCAATTCCCCCACTGGCGGCGGTGGCGGAGGTGGCAGTGGCGGTACCAGAATGCGAG ATGGACTGGTGATCCCACTGGTGGAGCTATCAGCAAAGCAGGTGGCATTTCACATCCCATTTGAAGTGGTGGAGAAGGTTTACCCCCCCGTGCCTGAGCAGCTACAGCTCAGAATTGCTTTTTGGAGCTTCCCTGAGAATGAAGAAGACATTCG GCTATATTCATGCCTGGCCAATGGCAGTGCAGATGAGTTCCAGCGAGGGGACCAGCTATTCCGCATGAGGGCTGTGAAGGACCCACTGCAGATAG GGTTCCACCTGAGTGCTACGGTGGTGCCACCCCAGATGGTCCCTCCCAAAGGGGCCTACAACGTGGCTGTGATGTTTGACCGCTGCCGGGTCACTTCCTGCAGCTGTACCTGTGGGGCTGGGGCCAAATGGTGCACCCACGTCGTGGCACTCTGTCTCTTCCGCATCCACAAC GCTTCTGCAGTCTGCCTTCGAGCGCCAGTCTCAGAGTCCCTGTCTCGGCTACAAAGGGACCAGCTGCAGAAGTTTGCTCAGTACCTCATCAGTGAGCTCCCTCAGCAG ATCCTCCCCACAGCCCAGCGTCTGCTGGATGAACTCCTCTCCTCCCAGTCGACAGCCATCAACACAGTATGTGGAGCCCCGG ACCCCACAGCAGGGCCCTCGGCATCGGACCAGAGTACTTGGTATTTGGATGAATCTACACTCACTGACAACATTAAGAAGACACTGCACAAGTTCTGTGGCCCCTCCCCTGTGGTCTTCAG TGACGTGAACTCCATGTATCTGTCTTCCACGGAGCCTCCAGCGGCTGCTGAATGGGCGTGTCTGCTGCGCCCTCTGAGGGGCCGGGAGCCAGAGGGCGTCTGGAACCTGCTTAGCATCGTGCGGGAGATGTTCAAGCGGAGGGACAGCAATGCTGCCCCCTTGTTGGAAATCCTCACTGACCAGTGCCTCACCTATGAACAG ATAACAGGTTGGTGGTACAGCGTGCGCACCTCAGCCTCACACAGCAGTGCCAGCGGGCACACCGGCCGCAGCAACGGTCAGTCAGAGGTGGCGGCACATGCCTGCGCCAGCATGTGTGATGAGATGGTAACACTATGGAGGCTGGCCGTGCTGGACCCTGCACTCAGCCCCCAGCG CCGCCGGGAACTGTGTGTGCAGCTGCGTCAGTGGCAACTGAAGGTGATTGAGAACGTAAAGCGGGGACAACATAAGAAGACCCTGGATCGACTCTTCCCTGGCTTCCGGCCAGCAGTGGAGGCCTGCTACTTTAACTGGGAAGAGGCCTACCCACTTCCTGGTGTCACCTACAGCGGCAGTGACAGGAAgctggcactgtgctgggcccGGGCCTTGCCCTCTAGGCCAAGTGCCTCCCGCTCCGGGGGCCTGGAGGAATCCCGGGACCGGCCCCGACCTCTTCCTGCTGAACCAGCTGTGCGGCCCAAAGAGCCTGGGGCCAAGCGCAAGGGATTGGGTGAGGGGGTCCCCTCATCGCAGCGGGGTCCCCGCCGCCTCTCAGCTGAAGGGGGAGATAAGGCTCTGCATAAGATGGGTCCAGGTGGGGGCAAAGCCAAGGCACTGGGTGGGGCTGGCAGTGGGAGCAAGGGCTCAGCAGGCAGCGGGAGCAAGCGACGGCTGAGCAGTGAAGACAGCTCCCTGGAGCCAGATCTGGCGGAGATGAGCCTGGATGACAGCAGCCTGGCCCTGGGTGCGGAGGCCAGCACCTTTGGTGGATTCCTGGAGAGCCCTCCACCCTGTCCTCCACCTGGTGGCTCCCGAGGCGCTTCCACTTTCCTTCCTGAGCCCCCAGATGCTTATGAAGAAGATGGTGGCGTGTACTTCTCAGAAGGGCCTGAGCCTCCCACAGCCTCTGCTGGCTCCCCTGGCCTACTGCTTGGGGAGGTCTGTACCCGGGACGACCTCCCTTCCACAGATGACAGTGGCAACGGGCTCCCCAAAACCAAAGAGGCAGCCCCTGCAGTTGGAGAGGAAGATGATGACTACCAGGCATATTATATGAATGCCCAGGATGGGGCTGTGGGCgaggaggagaaggcagagggcggggctggggaggagcaCGACCTATTTGCTGGGCTGAAGCCACTGGAACAGGAGAGCCGCATGGAG GTATTATTTGCCTGTGCTGAGGCCTTGCATGCACATGGCTATAGCAATGAGGCCTCCCGCCTCACTGTGGAGCTTGCCCAGGACCTGCTGGCCAACCCACCTGACCTCAAGGTAGAGCCGCCCCCTGCCAAG GGCAAGAAGAACAAGGTATCCACGAGCCGTCAGACCTGGGTGGCTACCAACACCCTGACCAAGGCAGCCTTCCTGTTGACGGTGCTAAGTGAGCGCCCAGAGCACCACAACCTGGCCTTCCGAGTCGGCATGTTTGCCTTGGAGCTACAGCGGCCCCCAGCTTCTACCAAGGCCTTGGAG GTGAAGCTGGCGTATCAGGAGTCTGAGGTGGCTGCCCTGCTCAAGAAGATCCCTCTGGGTCCGAGTGAGATGAGTACCATGCGGTGCCGGGCAGAGGAGCTTCGGGAGGGGACCCTCTGTGACTATCGGCCTGTGTTGCCCCTCATGTTGGCCAGTTTCATCTTTGATGTTCTCTGCGCTCCAG TGGTTTCTCCCACAGGTTCCCGGCCCCCAAGTCGTAACTGGAACAACGAGATGCCTGGGGAtgaggagctgggatttgaagcaGCAGTTGCTGCCTTGG GCATGAAGACAACCGTGAGTGAAGCAGAACATCCCCTCCTATGTGAAGGCACACGTCGGGAGAAGGGTGACCTGGCATTAGCACTAATGATCACTTACAAGGATGACCAGGCCAAGCTCAAGAAG ATCTTAGACAAACTATTGGACCGAGAAAGCCAGACGCATAAGCCACAGACACTGAGTTCTTTCTACTCATCTAGCCGTCCAGCCACAGCCAGTCAGAGGTCTCCTTCAAAGCACGGGGGCCCACCTGCCCCAGGGGCACTGCAACCACTGACCTCAGGCTCTGCAGGGCCTGCTCAGCCAGGGAgtgtggcaggggctgggccaggccccaCTGAGGGCTTCACAGAGAAGAATGTGCCTG AGAGTTCCCCACATTCCCCCTGTGAGGGTCTCCCATCTGAGGCGGCTTTGACCCCAAGGCCAGAGGGGAAGGTTCCCAGCCGCCTGGCACTTGGCAGTCGTGGAGGATACAATGGACGAGGATGGGGCTCCCCAGGGCGGCCTAAGAAGAAGCACACAG GCATGGCCAGCATTGACAGCAGTGCCCCTGAAACAACATCGGATAGCTCCCCGACCTTGAGTCGGAGGCCACTGCGAGGGGGCTGGGCTCCCACCTCCTGGGGTCGAGGACAAGACAGTGACAGCATTAGCAGCTCTTCCTCGGACTCCCTGGGCTCCTCATCCTCGAGTGGAAGTCGCCGGGCCAGTGCCAGTGGAGGTGCCCGGGCGAAGACAGTTGAAGTTGGCAG GTACAAGGGCCGCCGCCCCGAGAGTCATGCCCCCCATGTACCCAATCAGCCGTCAGAGGCAGCTGCACACTTCTACTTCGAGCTGGCGAAGACGGTGCTGATCAAGGCAGGGGGCAACAGCAGCACTTCCATTTTCACACATCCATCTTCCTCAGGGGGCCACCAGGGTCCTCACCGCAACCTGCACCTTTGCGCCTTCGAGATTGGGCTTTATGCCCTTGGCCTGCACAACTTTGTTTCTCCCAACTGGCTCTCACGTACCTATTCTTCCCACGTTTCCTGGATTACAG GCCAGGCAATGGAGATTGGCAGCGCAGCCCTGACTATACTGGTAGAGTGCTGGGATGGCCACCTGACACCCCCTGAGGTTGCATCCCTGGCTGACAGGGCATCACGAGCACGGGACTCCAATATGGTGAGGGCAGCGGCGGAGCTGGCCCTGAGCTGCCTGCCTCATGCCCATGCGTTGAACCCCAACGAGATCCAGCGGGCCCTGGTGCAGTGCAAGGAGCAG GATAACCTGATGTTGGAGAAGGCCTGCATGGCGGTGGAAGAGGCAGCTAAGGGTGGGGGCGTGTACCCCGAAGTGTTGTTTGAGGTTGCTCACCAGTGGTTCTGGCTATATGAGCAAACAGCAGGTGGCTCATCCACAGCTCGTGAAGGGGCTACAAGCTGTAGTGCCAGTGGGATCAGGGCAGCTGGGGAGGCTGGGCGGGGGCTGCCTGAGGGCAGAGGGGGCCCTGGGACTGAGCCAGTtacagtggcagcagcagcagtgacagCCGCAGCCACAGTGGTGCCAGTCATCTCGGTGGGGTCCAGTTTATATCCGGGTCCAGGACTGGGGCATGGTCACTCCCCTGGCCTGCACCCCTACACTGCTCTacagccccacctgccctgcaGCCCTCAGTACCTCACACACCCAGCTCACCCCGCCCACCCCATGCCTCACATGCCCCGGCCTGCCGTCTTCCCTGTGCCCAGCTCTGCATACCCACAG GGTGTGCATCCTGCATTCCTGGGGGCTCAGTATCCTTACTCGGTGACTCCTCCCTCACTTGCTGCCACTGCTGTGTCTTTCCCCGTCCCTTCCATGGCACCCATCACAGTACATCCCTACCACACAGAGCCAGGGCTCCCACTGCCCACCAGCGTGGCCTGTGAGTTGTGGGGACAGGGAGCAG TGAGCAGTGTCCATCCAGCATCCACATTTCCAGCCATCCAGGGTGCCTCACTGCCTGCCCTGACCACACAGCCCAGCCCCCTGGTGAGCGGGGGTTTTCCGCCACCCGAGGAGGAGACGCACAGTCAACCTGTCAATCCACACAGCCTGCATCACCTGCACGCGGCCTACCGTGTCG GAATGCTGGCACTGGAGATGCTGGGTCGCCGGGCACACAACGATCACCCCAACAACTTCTCCCGCTCCCCCCCCTACACTGATGATGTCAAATGGTTGCTGGGGCTGGCAGCAAAGCTGG gagtGAACTACGTGCACCAGTTCTGTGTGGGGGCAGCCAAGGGGGTGCTGAGCCCGTTTGTGCTGCAGGAGATCGTCATGGAGACGCTGCAGCGGCTGAGCCCTGCTCATGCCCACAACCACCTGCGTGCCCCGGCCTTCCACCAGCTGGTGCAGCGCTGCCAGCAGGCGTACATGCAG TACATCCACCATCGCTTGATTCACCTGACTCCTGCCGACTACGACGACTTTGTGAATGCGATCCGCAGTGCCCGCAGCGCCTTCTGCCTGACGCCCATGGGCATGATGCAGTTCAACGACATCCTACAGAACCTCAAGCGCAGCAAACAGACCAAGGAGCTGTGGCAGCGGGTCTCACTCGAGATGACCACCTTCTCCCCCTGA
- the ZSWIM8 gene encoding zinc finger SWIM domain-containing protein 8 isoform X4, with the protein MELMFAEWEDGERFSFEDSDRFEEDSLCSFISEAESLCQNWRGWRKQSAGPNSPTGGGGGGGSGGTRMRDGLVIPLVELSAKQVAFHIPFEVVEKVYPPVPEQLQLRIAFWSFPENEEDIRLYSCLANGSADEFQRGDQLFRMRAVKDPLQIGFHLSATVVPPQMVPPKGAYNVAVMFDRCRVTSCSCTCGAGAKWCTHVVALCLFRIHNASAVCLRAPVSESLSRLQRDQLQKFAQYLISELPQQILPTAQRLLDELLSSQSTAINTVCGAPDPTAGPSASDQSTWYLDESTLTDNIKKTLHKFCGPSPVVFSDVNSMYLSSTEPPAAAEWACLLRPLRGREPEGVWNLLSIVREMFKRRDSNAAPLLEILTDQCLTYEQITGWWYSVRTSASHSSASGHTGRSNGQSEVAAHACASMCDEMVTLWRLAVLDPALSPQRRRELCVQLRQWQLKVIENVKRGQHKKTLDRLFPGFRPAVEACYFNWEEAYPLPGVTYSGSDRKLALCWARALPSRPSASRSGGLEESRDRPRPLPAEPAVRPKEPGAKRKGLGEGVPSSQRGPRRLSAEGGDKALHKMGPGGGKAKALGGAGSGSKGSAGSGSKRRLSSEDSSLEPDLAEMSLDDSSLALGAEASTFGGFLESPPPCPPPGGSRGASTFLPEPPDAYEEDGGVYFSEGPEPPTASAGSPGLLLGEVCTRDDLPSTDDSGNGLPKTKEAAPAVGEEDDDYQAYYMNAQDGAVGEEEKAEGGAGEEHDLFAGLKPLEQESRMEVLFACAEALHAHGYSNEASRLTVELAQDLLANPPDLKVEPPPAKGKKNKVSTSRQTWVATNTLTKAAFLLTVLSERPEHHNLAFRVGMFALELQRPPASTKALEVKLAYQESEVAALLKKIPLGPSEMSTMRCRAEELREGTLCDYRPVLPLMLASFIFDVLCAPVVSPTGSRPPSRNWNNEMPGDEELGFEAAVAALGMKTTVSEAEHPLLCEGTRREKGDLALALMITYKDDQAKLKKILDKLLDRESQTHKPQTLSSFYSSSRPATASQRSPSKHGGPPAPGALQPLTSGSAGPAQPGSVAGAGPGPTEGFTEKNVPESSPHSPCEGLPSEAALTPRPEGKVPSRLALGSRGGYNGRGWGSPGRPKKKHTGMASIDSSAPETTSDSSPTLSRRPLRGGWAPTSWGRGQDSDSISSSSSDSLGSSSSSGSRRASASGGARAKTVEVGRYKGRRPESHAPHVPNQPSEAAAHFYFELAKTVLIKAGGNSSTSIFTHPSSSGGHQGPHRNLHLCAFEIGLYALGLHNFVSPNWLSRTYSSHVSWITGQAMEIGSAALTILVECWDGHLTPPEVASLADRASRARDSNMVRAAAELALSCLPHAHALNPNEIQRALVQCKEQDNLMLEKACMAVEEAAKGGGVYPEVLFEVAHQWFWLYEQTAGGSSTAREGATSCSASGIRAAGEAGRGLPEGRGGPGTEPVTVAAAAVTAAATVVPVISVGSSLYPGPGLGHGHSPGLHPYTALQPHLPCSPQYLTHPAHPAHPMPHMPRPAVFPVPSSAYPQGVHPAFLGAQYPYSVTPPSLAATAVSFPVPSMAPITVHPYHTEPGLPLPTSVALSSVHPASTFPAIQGASLPALTTQPSPLVSGGFPPPEEETHSQPVNPHSLHHLHAAYRVGMLALEMLGRRAHNDHPNNFSRSPPYTDDVKWLLGLAAKLGVNYVHQFCVGAAKGVLSPFVLQEIVMETLQRLSPAHAHNHLRAPAFHQLVQRCQQAYMQYIHHRLIHLTPADYDDFVNAIRSARSAFCLTPMGMMQFNDILQNLKRSKQTKELWQRVSLEMTTFSP; encoded by the exons ATGGAGCTGATGTTCGCGGAGTGGGAGGACGGAGAGCGCTTCTCATTCGAGGATTCGGACCGCTTTGAGGAGGATTCACTCTGTTCCTTCATCTCCGAGGCCGAGAGCCTCTGCCAGAACTGGCGGGGATGGCGCAAACAGTCAGCGGGGCCCAATTCCCCCACTGGCGGCGGTGGCGGAGGTGGCAGTGGCGGTACCAGAATGCGAG ATGGACTGGTGATCCCACTGGTGGAGCTATCAGCAAAGCAGGTGGCATTTCACATCCCATTTGAAGTGGTGGAGAAGGTTTACCCCCCCGTGCCTGAGCAGCTACAGCTCAGAATTGCTTTTTGGAGCTTCCCTGAGAATGAAGAAGACATTCG GCTATATTCATGCCTGGCCAATGGCAGTGCAGATGAGTTCCAGCGAGGGGACCAGCTATTCCGCATGAGGGCTGTGAAGGACCCACTGCAGATAG GGTTCCACCTGAGTGCTACGGTGGTGCCACCCCAGATGGTCCCTCCCAAAGGGGCCTACAACGTGGCTGTGATGTTTGACCGCTGCCGGGTCACTTCCTGCAGCTGTACCTGTGGGGCTGGGGCCAAATGGTGCACCCACGTCGTGGCACTCTGTCTCTTCCGCATCCACAAC GCTTCTGCAGTCTGCCTTCGAGCGCCAGTCTCAGAGTCCCTGTCTCGGCTACAAAGGGACCAGCTGCAGAAGTTTGCTCAGTACCTCATCAGTGAGCTCCCTCAGCAG ATCCTCCCCACAGCCCAGCGTCTGCTGGATGAACTCCTCTCCTCCCAGTCGACAGCCATCAACACAGTATGTGGAGCCCCGG ACCCCACAGCAGGGCCCTCGGCATCGGACCAGAGTACTTGGTATTTGGATGAATCTACACTCACTGACAACATTAAGAAGACACTGCACAAGTTCTGTGGCCCCTCCCCTGTGGTCTTCAG TGACGTGAACTCCATGTATCTGTCTTCCACGGAGCCTCCAGCGGCTGCTGAATGGGCGTGTCTGCTGCGCCCTCTGAGGGGCCGGGAGCCAGAGGGCGTCTGGAACCTGCTTAGCATCGTGCGGGAGATGTTCAAGCGGAGGGACAGCAATGCTGCCCCCTTGTTGGAAATCCTCACTGACCAGTGCCTCACCTATGAACAG ATAACAGGTTGGTGGTACAGCGTGCGCACCTCAGCCTCACACAGCAGTGCCAGCGGGCACACCGGCCGCAGCAACGGTCAGTCAGAGGTGGCGGCACATGCCTGCGCCAGCATGTGTGATGAGATGGTAACACTATGGAGGCTGGCCGTGCTGGACCCTGCACTCAGCCCCCAGCG CCGCCGGGAACTGTGTGTGCAGCTGCGTCAGTGGCAACTGAAGGTGATTGAGAACGTAAAGCGGGGACAACATAAGAAGACCCTGGATCGACTCTTCCCTGGCTTCCGGCCAGCAGTGGAGGCCTGCTACTTTAACTGGGAAGAGGCCTACCCACTTCCTGGTGTCACCTACAGCGGCAGTGACAGGAAgctggcactgtgctgggcccGGGCCTTGCCCTCTAGGCCAAGTGCCTCCCGCTCCGGGGGCCTGGAGGAATCCCGGGACCGGCCCCGACCTCTTCCTGCTGAACCAGCTGTGCGGCCCAAAGAGCCTGGGGCCAAGCGCAAGGGATTGGGTGAGGGGGTCCCCTCATCGCAGCGGGGTCCCCGCCGCCTCTCAGCTGAAGGGGGAGATAAGGCTCTGCATAAGATGGGTCCAGGTGGGGGCAAAGCCAAGGCACTGGGTGGGGCTGGCAGTGGGAGCAAGGGCTCAGCAGGCAGCGGGAGCAAGCGACGGCTGAGCAGTGAAGACAGCTCCCTGGAGCCAGATCTGGCGGAGATGAGCCTGGATGACAGCAGCCTGGCCCTGGGTGCGGAGGCCAGCACCTTTGGTGGATTCCTGGAGAGCCCTCCACCCTGTCCTCCACCTGGTGGCTCCCGAGGCGCTTCCACTTTCCTTCCTGAGCCCCCAGATGCTTATGAAGAAGATGGTGGCGTGTACTTCTCAGAAGGGCCTGAGCCTCCCACAGCCTCTGCTGGCTCCCCTGGCCTACTGCTTGGGGAGGTCTGTACCCGGGACGACCTCCCTTCCACAGATGACAGTGGCAACGGGCTCCCCAAAACCAAAGAGGCAGCCCCTGCAGTTGGAGAGGAAGATGATGACTACCAGGCATATTATATGAATGCCCAGGATGGGGCTGTGGGCgaggaggagaaggcagagggcggggctggggaggagcaCGACCTATTTGCTGGGCTGAAGCCACTGGAACAGGAGAGCCGCATGGAG GTATTATTTGCCTGTGCTGAGGCCTTGCATGCACATGGCTATAGCAATGAGGCCTCCCGCCTCACTGTGGAGCTTGCCCAGGACCTGCTGGCCAACCCACCTGACCTCAAGGTAGAGCCGCCCCCTGCCAAG GGCAAGAAGAACAAGGTATCCACGAGCCGTCAGACCTGGGTGGCTACCAACACCCTGACCAAGGCAGCCTTCCTGTTGACGGTGCTAAGTGAGCGCCCAGAGCACCACAACCTGGCCTTCCGAGTCGGCATGTTTGCCTTGGAGCTACAGCGGCCCCCAGCTTCTACCAAGGCCTTGGAG GTGAAGCTGGCGTATCAGGAGTCTGAGGTGGCTGCCCTGCTCAAGAAGATCCCTCTGGGTCCGAGTGAGATGAGTACCATGCGGTGCCGGGCAGAGGAGCTTCGGGAGGGGACCCTCTGTGACTATCGGCCTGTGTTGCCCCTCATGTTGGCCAGTTTCATCTTTGATGTTCTCTGCGCTCCAG TGGTTTCTCCCACAGGTTCCCGGCCCCCAAGTCGTAACTGGAACAACGAGATGCCTGGGGAtgaggagctgggatttgaagcaGCAGTTGCTGCCTTGG GCATGAAGACAACCGTGAGTGAAGCAGAACATCCCCTCCTATGTGAAGGCACACGTCGGGAGAAGGGTGACCTGGCATTAGCACTAATGATCACTTACAAGGATGACCAGGCCAAGCTCAAGAAG ATCTTAGACAAACTATTGGACCGAGAAAGCCAGACGCATAAGCCACAGACACTGAGTTCTTTCTACTCATCTAGCCGTCCAGCCACAGCCAGTCAGAGGTCTCCTTCAAAGCACGGGGGCCCACCTGCCCCAGGGGCACTGCAACCACTGACCTCAGGCTCTGCAGGGCCTGCTCAGCCAGGGAgtgtggcaggggctgggccaggccccaCTGAGGGCTTCACAGAGAAGAATGTGCCTG AGAGTTCCCCACATTCCCCCTGTGAGGGTCTCCCATCTGAGGCGGCTTTGACCCCAAGGCCAGAGGGGAAGGTTCCCAGCCGCCTGGCACTTGGCAGTCGTGGAGGATACAATGGACGAGGATGGGGCTCCCCAGGGCGGCCTAAGAAGAAGCACACAG GCATGGCCAGCATTGACAGCAGTGCCCCTGAAACAACATCGGATAGCTCCCCGACCTTGAGTCGGAGGCCACTGCGAGGGGGCTGGGCTCCCACCTCCTGGGGTCGAGGACAAGACAGTGACAGCATTAGCAGCTCTTCCTCGGACTCCCTGGGCTCCTCATCCTCGAGTGGAAGTCGCCGGGCCAGTGCCAGTGGAGGTGCCCGGGCGAAGACAGTTGAAGTTGGCAG GTACAAGGGCCGCCGCCCCGAGAGTCATGCCCCCCATGTACCCAATCAGCCGTCAGAGGCAGCTGCACACTTCTACTTCGAGCTGGCGAAGACGGTGCTGATCAAGGCAGGGGGCAACAGCAGCACTTCCATTTTCACACATCCATCTTCCTCAGGGGGCCACCAGGGTCCTCACCGCAACCTGCACCTTTGCGCCTTCGAGATTGGGCTTTATGCCCTTGGCCTGCACAACTTTGTTTCTCCCAACTGGCTCTCACGTACCTATTCTTCCCACGTTTCCTGGATTACAG GCCAGGCAATGGAGATTGGCAGCGCAGCCCTGACTATACTGGTAGAGTGCTGGGATGGCCACCTGACACCCCCTGAGGTTGCATCCCTGGCTGACAGGGCATCACGAGCACGGGACTCCAATATGGTGAGGGCAGCGGCGGAGCTGGCCCTGAGCTGCCTGCCTCATGCCCATGCGTTGAACCCCAACGAGATCCAGCGGGCCCTGGTGCAGTGCAAGGAGCAG GATAACCTGATGTTGGAGAAGGCCTGCATGGCGGTGGAAGAGGCAGCTAAGGGTGGGGGCGTGTACCCCGAAGTGTTGTTTGAGGTTGCTCACCAGTGGTTCTGGCTATATGAGCAAACAGCAGGTGGCTCATCCACAGCTCGTGAAGGGGCTACAAGCTGTAGTGCCAGTGGGATCAGGGCAGCTGGGGAGGCTGGGCGGGGGCTGCCTGAGGGCAGAGGGGGCCCTGGGACTGAGCCAGTtacagtggcagcagcagcagtgacagCCGCAGCCACAGTGGTGCCAGTCATCTCGGTGGGGTCCAGTTTATATCCGGGTCCAGGACTGGGGCATGGTCACTCCCCTGGCCTGCACCCCTACACTGCTCTacagccccacctgccctgcaGCCCTCAGTACCTCACACACCCAGCTCACCCCGCCCACCCCATGCCTCACATGCCCCGGCCTGCCGTCTTCCCTGTGCCCAGCTCTGCATACCCACAG GGTGTGCATCCTGCATTCCTGGGGGCTCAGTATCCTTACTCGGTGACTCCTCCCTCACTTGCTGCCACTGCTGTGTCTTTCCCCGTCCCTTCCATGGCACCCATCACAGTACATCCCTACCACACAGAGCCAGGGCTCCCACTGCCCACCAGCGTGGCCT TGAGCAGTGTCCATCCAGCATCCACATTTCCAGCCATCCAGGGTGCCTCACTGCCTGCCCTGACCACACAGCCCAGCCCCCTGGTGAGCGGGGGTTTTCCGCCACCCGAGGAGGAGACGCACAGTCAACCTGTCAATCCACACAGCCTGCATCACCTGCACGCGGCCTACCGTGTCG GAATGCTGGCACTGGAGATGCTGGGTCGCCGGGCACACAACGATCACCCCAACAACTTCTCCCGCTCCCCCCCCTACACTGATGATGTCAAATGGTTGCTGGGGCTGGCAGCAAAGCTGG gagtGAACTACGTGCACCAGTTCTGTGTGGGGGCAGCCAAGGGGGTGCTGAGCCCGTTTGTGCTGCAGGAGATCGTCATGGAGACGCTGCAGCGGCTGAGCCCTGCTCATGCCCACAACCACCTGCGTGCCCCGGCCTTCCACCAGCTGGTGCAGCGCTGCCAGCAGGCGTACATGCAG TACATCCACCATCGCTTGATTCACCTGACTCCTGCCGACTACGACGACTTTGTGAATGCGATCCGCAGTGCCCGCAGCGCCTTCTGCCTGACGCCCATGGGCATGATGCAGTTCAACGACATCCTACAGAACCTCAAGCGCAGCAAACAGACCAAGGAGCTGTGGCAGCGGGTCTCACTCGAGATGACCACCTTCTCCCCCTGA